One genomic region from Prochlorococcus marinus CUG1433 encodes:
- a CDS encoding DNA topoisomerase 4 subunit A yields MDKNNFTSISLQEEMQRSYLEYAMSVIVGRALPDARDGLKPVQRRILFAMYELGLTPDRPFRKCARVVGDVLGKYHPHGDQAVYDALVRLVQNFSTKYPTLDGHGNFGSVDNDPPAAMRYTETRLAPIAYKGFLEEIGSETVSFSNNFDGSQKEPDVLPAQLPFLLLNGSSGIAVGMATNIPPHNLGEIVDGLIALIENNDISDKKLNSIIKGPDFPTGGELIYNHAIEELYETGKGSITIRGVINKEELNLGKGKHKRNVLIISELPYQISKAGWIEKLAEIVNAGKINGISDIRDESDRDGMRILIELKKDANAEIVISNLYKKTTLQTNFGAIFLALVKGKPCQLNLKQYLNYFLEFREETIRKRTKYFLKSTLEKLEILEGLSKATKDIKKVIQIIEDSKNSLEAKLNIIDSFFLTEKQANSVLDMPLKKLTALEKNQIYEEIKKLQEKKNYFQKLLNERKLLFKLLIEELLILKKKYNIKRKTKLLKHIDQSQEIETINNRILEDHINKKTKLCIDNRLYLKKMFINNYKKSFDNIQRIIDNKNIQKFICNIDKNLKIIGITFTGKVFHIDWESNINNDYKLDNKNLGNIDPNEIINFHAIKKDNKNYLCILNSDGRFKKVLFDEDMFKSNRSFAITKLKNNIKTVDSFISNEEKDLIILTSIGRIFKFNLSNKFLTPTTKQSQGLILAKLLPSEKIVSCYPFENGEKIYLISKLGKIFCINSNEIYWANEFKLGYLNEKNQLKNDSFFKILPSNNYIDIETNKNKSARLNCRELDFKSNKTNFLIDFLNLEQNEYLENCFRLENYLN; encoded by the coding sequence GAAGAATACTATTTGCAATGTACGAATTAGGTTTAACACCAGATCGACCATTTAGAAAATGTGCAAGAGTTGTTGGAGATGTACTTGGTAAATACCATCCTCATGGAGATCAAGCAGTATATGATGCATTAGTAAGACTAGTGCAAAATTTTTCAACTAAATATCCTACTTTGGATGGCCATGGAAATTTTGGATCAGTAGACAATGATCCACCGGCAGCCATGAGATATACAGAAACCAGATTAGCGCCAATTGCCTATAAAGGATTCCTTGAAGAAATTGGATCAGAAACAGTAAGTTTCTCAAACAACTTTGATGGCTCGCAAAAAGAACCAGATGTTCTTCCAGCTCAACTTCCATTTTTATTATTAAACGGATCATCAGGTATTGCTGTTGGAATGGCAACAAACATTCCACCTCATAACTTGGGTGAAATAGTAGATGGTTTAATCGCTTTAATAGAGAATAATGATATAAGCGATAAAAAACTTAATTCCATTATTAAAGGTCCTGACTTTCCTACAGGCGGAGAACTAATTTATAATCATGCAATAGAAGAACTTTACGAAACTGGAAAAGGATCAATAACAATCAGAGGGGTTATTAATAAAGAAGAACTAAATTTAGGCAAAGGTAAACATAAAAGAAATGTATTAATAATTTCAGAACTTCCTTATCAGATAAGTAAAGCAGGCTGGATTGAAAAACTAGCAGAAATAGTTAATGCAGGCAAAATTAATGGGATATCCGATATTAGAGATGAGAGCGATAGAGATGGGATGAGAATTCTAATAGAATTAAAAAAAGATGCTAATGCTGAAATTGTAATTTCCAATTTATATAAAAAAACAACTCTCCAAACAAACTTTGGTGCAATATTTTTAGCTTTAGTTAAAGGCAAGCCTTGTCAACTAAACTTAAAACAATATTTAAACTATTTTCTTGAATTTAGAGAAGAAACAATAAGAAAAAGAACCAAATATTTTCTAAAAAGCACTCTCGAAAAACTTGAAATCTTGGAGGGCTTATCAAAAGCGACAAAAGATATAAAAAAAGTTATTCAGATCATTGAAGACTCAAAAAATTCCTTAGAAGCTAAATTAAACATAATAGATAGTTTTTTCTTGACTGAGAAACAAGCAAATTCAGTTTTAGATATGCCTCTAAAAAAATTAACTGCTCTTGAAAAAAATCAAATTTATGAAGAAATAAAAAAATTACAAGAAAAAAAGAATTATTTTCAAAAGTTATTAAATGAAAGAAAATTGTTATTTAAATTACTAATAGAAGAATTATTAATTTTAAAGAAAAAATACAACATCAAAAGAAAAACAAAATTACTTAAACATATAGATCAGTCTCAAGAAATAGAAACAATTAATAATCGAATTCTTGAAGACCATATCAATAAAAAAACAAAATTATGTATTGATAATAGACTTTACTTGAAAAAAATGTTTATAAACAACTATAAGAAATCATTTGATAATATACAAAGGATTATAGATAATAAAAATATTCAAAAATTCATATGTAATATTGATAAAAATTTAAAAATAATTGGCATCACTTTTACAGGAAAAGTTTTTCACATTGATTGGGAATCTAATATTAATAATGACTATAAATTAGACAATAAAAATCTTGGTAACATAGATCCTAATGAAATAATAAATTTTCATGCAATAAAAAAAGATAATAAAAATTATTTATGTATTTTGAATTCAGATGGGAGATTTAAAAAAGTTTTATTTGATGAAGATATGTTTAAGAGCAATAGATCTTTTGCTATCACAAAGTTAAAAAATAATATTAAAACAGTTGATTCCTTTATTTCTAATGAAGAAAAAGATTTAATAATATTAACCTCAATTGGAAGGATATTTAAATTTAATTTATCTAATAAATTTTTAACACCAACTACTAAACAATCTCAAGGATTAATACTCGCTAAACTTTTGCCATCTGAAAAAATTGTTTCTTGTTACCCATTTGAAAATGGAGAAAAAATTTATTTAATTTCTAAGTTAGGAAAAATCTTTTGTATTAATAGCAATGAAATTTACTGGGCAAATGAGTTTAAGTTGGGATACTTGAATGAAAAAAACCAACTTAAAAACGATTCTTTCTTCAAAATATTACCAAGTAACAATTACATTGATATTGAAACTAATAAAAATAAATCCGCCAGGTTAAATTGTAGAGAATTAGATTTCAAATCAAATAAAACAAATTTTTTAATTGACTTTTTAAATTTAGAACAAAATGAATACCTTGAAAATTGTTTTAGACTTGAAAATTATCTCAACTAA
- the purF gene encoding amidophosphoribosyltransferase, translated as MCGIVGIVSSDDVNQQIYDSLLLLQHRGQDSTGIATMENTIFHLHKAKGQVNTAYRTRDMRNLIGKIGLGHVRYATKGSAESVEEAQPFYVNAPYGIVLIHNGNLTNTRDLEKQLFNIDKRHTNSSSDTEMLLNVFATELQEQIQNQELEPDVIFNAVKSLHKRIQGSYASIALISGHGLLAFRDPFGIRPLVIGRRLSLRTNKEEWMVASESLVLENNDYQVVRDVDPGEAIFINLNGELFSKQCSENPKLFPCAFEYVYLARPDSIMNGISVYKARLKMGDYLADTIKETINAGDVDVVMPIPDSSRPAAMQVARQLGIEYREGFFKNRYVGRTFIMPGQQKRKKSVRQKLNAMSAEFKNKNVLIVDDSIVRGTTSKEIVQMAKDAGANKVFFTSAAPPVRFPHVYGINMPNRDELIAHNRTISEIAAQLEIDNLVYQSVDNLRKSIISESSIKDLEMSCFTGSYVTETVNDEYLQWVENEYKS; from the coding sequence ATGTGCGGAATAGTTGGAATTGTTTCTTCAGATGATGTAAATCAACAAATTTACGATAGTCTTTTGCTTCTTCAGCATAGAGGTCAAGACTCAACAGGTATAGCAACAATGGAAAATACAATTTTCCATCTACATAAGGCTAAAGGTCAGGTTAACACTGCTTATAGAACTAGAGATATGAGGAATTTAATTGGTAAAATTGGATTAGGTCATGTTAGATATGCGACAAAAGGTTCAGCGGAAAGCGTAGAGGAAGCACAGCCTTTTTACGTTAATGCTCCTTATGGAATCGTTTTGATACATAATGGTAATTTGACGAATACAAGAGATTTAGAAAAGCAATTATTTAATATCGATAAACGTCATACTAATTCTTCAAGTGATACTGAAATGCTTTTAAATGTATTTGCAACAGAATTACAAGAACAAATTCAAAATCAAGAATTAGAGCCTGATGTTATTTTCAATGCGGTTAAATCTTTACATAAGAGAATTCAAGGATCATATGCTTCAATAGCATTAATTTCAGGACATGGTTTATTAGCATTTAGAGATCCTTTTGGTATTAGGCCTTTAGTTATAGGAAGAAGACTTTCACTAAGAACCAACAAAGAAGAATGGATGGTTGCAAGTGAGTCATTAGTGCTTGAGAATAACGATTATCAAGTTGTGAGAGATGTAGATCCTGGAGAAGCTATTTTTATAAATCTCAATGGTGAGCTTTTTTCTAAGCAATGTTCTGAAAATCCAAAGTTATTCCCTTGTGCATTTGAATATGTTTATTTAGCAAGGCCAGATTCAATTATGAATGGGATTTCTGTATATAAAGCTCGTTTGAAAATGGGAGATTATTTGGCAGATACAATTAAAGAAACAATTAATGCTGGAGATGTTGATGTCGTAATGCCTATTCCTGATTCTTCTCGCCCTGCAGCCATGCAAGTTGCAAGACAATTAGGAATAGAATATAGGGAAGGTTTTTTCAAAAATAGATATGTTGGTAGAACATTTATAATGCCTGGTCAGCAAAAACGTAAGAAATCTGTAAGACAAAAATTAAATGCTATGAGTGCAGAGTTTAAAAATAAAAATGTACTAATTGTTGATGATTCGATAGTTAGAGGTACTACTTCAAAAGAAATTGTTCAAATGGCTAAGGATGCAGGCGCTAATAAAGTTTTTTTTACATCAGCAGCTCCTCCTGTTCGTTTTCCTCACGTTTATGGAATAAATATGCCGAACAGAGACGAATTAATAGCTCATAATAGAACAATTAGTGAAATTGCTGCTCAACTTGAAATTGATAACCTCGTTTACCAAAGTGTTGATAATTTACGCAAGTCAATAATAAGTGAATCTTCTATTAAGGATTTGGAAATGAGTTGTTTTACTGGTTCTTATGTAACGGAAACAGTAAATGATGAGTATCTACAATGGGTTGAAAATGAATATAAATCTTAG
- the purL gene encoding phosphoribosylformylglycinamidine synthase subunit PurL, giving the protein MINPEDNDLYDLKEALKVENLTIDDYEEICKRLSRKPNRTELGMFGVMWSEHCCYRNSKPLLSKFPTKGKSVLVGPGENAGVIDVGNNQKLVFKIESHNHPSAIEPFQGAATGVGGILRDIFTMGARPIAVLNSLRFGNLDKSSNIDLLRGVVSGISHYGNCVGVPTVGGEIEFDDSYSGNPLVNVMALGLLETKDIVCSGAKSVGSPVLYVGNTTGRDGVGGASFASSELTTSSLDDRPAVQVGDPFIEKSLIEACLDAFKTGDVIAAQDMGAAGLTCSSAEMAANGNLGIFIDLDLVPAREDNMSSYQYLLSESQERMLFVIKEEKIDFLIEKFKKWGLYANVIGKVISTNEVIISHKSKIVAQIPTSALSDDTPVNLRNVIKNPPNYLLEKWEWREDNLPEIYDQKIFSKKENKIFSYSQIINKLLSNPSIASKKWIFKQYDFQVQANTVFKPGESDAAVIRLREQNEKNKNKIFSGVAASVDCNSRWVSLDPYRGTIAAVAESARNVSCVGAEPVAITNNLNFSSPETEIGYWQLSSSCNGISEACKALETPVTGGNVSLYNESKNNNNEITPINPTPVIGMVGKIQNVDKAISSGWKNFNDQIWLIGSNKSEITIAASSYLEYIHGEITGRPPKIDLFDEKLCQSFLRKAIEKNLVVSAHDISDGGLAIALAECCILSSKGATIELKEDYFREDNILFAEGGSRIIFSINKIKEKDWLSYLESFQYKSSIYVKKIGYVSNESLKIKIQEKNICNINVDDLTEKFNNSISDNFK; this is encoded by the coding sequence ATGATAAATCCAGAAGATAATGATCTATATGATCTTAAAGAAGCACTTAAAGTTGAAAATTTGACAATTGATGATTATGAAGAAATTTGTAAAAGATTAAGTAGAAAACCAAACAGGACTGAATTAGGAATGTTTGGTGTTATGTGGTCTGAACATTGTTGTTATAGAAATTCAAAACCTTTGTTATCCAAATTTCCTACTAAAGGAAAGAGTGTTTTGGTAGGGCCTGGGGAAAATGCTGGTGTTATTGATGTTGGAAATAATCAAAAACTTGTTTTTAAAATAGAAAGTCATAACCATCCTTCTGCAATAGAACCCTTCCAAGGAGCTGCAACTGGTGTAGGAGGAATATTAAGAGATATTTTCACAATGGGAGCAAGGCCAATAGCAGTATTGAATTCATTGCGTTTTGGTAATCTTGATAAATCGTCTAATATTGATCTTCTACGTGGAGTTGTTTCAGGTATTTCACATTATGGTAATTGTGTAGGGGTACCTACTGTTGGAGGTGAAATTGAATTTGATGATAGTTATTCTGGAAATCCTTTAGTTAATGTTATGGCTTTAGGACTTTTGGAAACTAAAGATATTGTTTGTTCTGGAGCTAAAAGTGTTGGTTCACCAGTACTATATGTTGGAAATACAACAGGCAGAGACGGAGTTGGTGGTGCTAGTTTTGCTAGTTCAGAATTAACTACATCATCATTAGATGATAGACCTGCAGTTCAAGTAGGCGATCCATTTATTGAGAAAAGTCTTATTGAAGCCTGTCTAGATGCTTTTAAAACAGGAGATGTAATTGCTGCTCAAGATATGGGCGCAGCTGGTTTAACTTGTAGTAGTGCAGAAATGGCTGCAAATGGAAATTTAGGGATATTTATTGATTTAGATTTAGTTCCTGCAAGAGAAGATAATATGTCTTCATATCAATATTTATTATCTGAATCGCAAGAGAGAATGTTGTTTGTCATTAAGGAGGAAAAAATTGATTTCCTTATTGAAAAATTTAAAAAATGGGGTTTATATGCGAATGTTATTGGTAAAGTAATCTCGACAAATGAGGTCATAATCTCGCATAAAAGTAAAATTGTTGCCCAAATACCTACTTCCGCTTTATCTGATGATACTCCTGTGAATCTTCGTAATGTTATTAAAAATCCACCGAATTATTTGTTAGAAAAATGGGAATGGAGAGAAGATAATTTACCAGAAATTTACGATCAAAAAATATTTTCAAAGAAGGAAAATAAGATTTTTTCATATTCTCAGATTATTAATAAACTTCTCTCTAATCCATCTATAGCATCAAAAAAATGGATTTTTAAACAATATGACTTTCAGGTACAAGCAAATACAGTTTTTAAACCAGGAGAATCTGATGCAGCTGTAATAAGATTAAGAGAACAAAATGAAAAAAATAAAAATAAGATATTCTCAGGTGTTGCGGCATCAGTTGATTGTAATAGTAGATGGGTTTCTCTTGACCCTTATAGAGGAACCATTGCTGCTGTCGCAGAATCTGCAAGGAATGTTAGTTGCGTTGGGGCTGAGCCAGTAGCAATAACGAATAATTTAAATTTTTCTTCTCCTGAGACTGAGATAGGATATTGGCAACTTTCATCTTCCTGTAATGGGATCTCTGAAGCATGTAAAGCTTTAGAAACGCCTGTAACAGGAGGAAATGTTTCTTTATATAATGAATCGAAAAATAATAATAATGAAATTACTCCTATTAATCCTACGCCAGTGATTGGAATGGTTGGTAAGATACAAAATGTTGATAAAGCTATTAGTAGTGGATGGAAAAATTTTAATGATCAAATTTGGTTGATTGGCTCTAATAAATCAGAAATAACAATTGCTGCAAGTTCTTATTTGGAATATATTCATGGAGAAATTACGGGAAGACCACCAAAAATAGATCTGTTCGATGAAAAGTTATGTCAGAGTTTTTTAAGAAAAGCTATTGAAAAAAATCTTGTAGTGTCGGCTCATGATATTAGTGATGGCGGTTTAGCTATTGCTTTAGCAGAGTGTTGTATTCTCTCATCAAAAGGTGCAACGATAGAATTGAAAGAAGATTATTTTAGAGAAGATAATATACTATTTGCAGAAGGAGGTTCTAGAATAATTTTTTCAATTAATAAAATCAAAGAAAAAGATTGGCTTTCATATTTAGAATCTTTTCAATATAAATCAAGCATATATGTCAAAAAAATAGGATATGTATCTAATGAAAGTCTCAAGATAAAAATTCAAGAAAAAAATATCTGCAATATTAATGTTGATGATTTAACCGAAAAATTTAATAATAGTATTTCAGATAACTTTAAATAA
- a CDS encoding PRC-barrel domain-containing protein codes for MKLPKEILLTELLNYNVKGNIALHYGNGENVWMHPPVHRILGWSSRPSNFDLKRNVWRLNQISQIVDNEIYVKGEPAISDLATLNRFPTLIEANLINTNGSKIGVIADFLFEIKTGQIKYYLVSRTNPKIPGSSRWKLNLENIVDQQPGLVFCENHSLDDLFLIKSSIKNEFLQKGKKIIDKFDDIKNIASNRIEDWLEEDEDINENLDFKQKSFYNNERTSRSLGDKSEDDPWI; via the coding sequence TTGAAACTACCTAAAGAAATTTTATTAACTGAACTATTAAATTACAATGTAAAGGGTAATATTGCCCTCCATTATGGAAATGGTGAAAATGTTTGGATGCATCCTCCCGTTCATAGAATACTAGGATGGTCTTCTCGCCCTTCCAATTTTGATTTAAAACGAAATGTTTGGAGATTAAATCAAATTTCTCAAATAGTAGATAATGAGATTTATGTAAAAGGAGAACCAGCTATATCGGACCTGGCAACTTTAAATAGGTTTCCAACTTTAATTGAAGCTAATTTAATAAATACAAATGGTTCGAAAATAGGAGTAATAGCTGATTTTTTATTTGAAATTAAAACAGGTCAAATTAAATATTACTTAGTTTCACGAACGAATCCTAAGATTCCAGGTTCTAGTAGATGGAAATTAAATCTTGAAAATATTGTCGATCAACAACCAGGTCTAGTATTTTGTGAAAACCACTCTTTAGATGATTTGTTCTTAATAAAATCGAGTATAAAGAATGAATTTTTGCAAAAAGGAAAAAAAATTATTGATAAGTTTGATGATATTAAAAATATAGCTTCCAATAGAATAGAGGATTGGCTGGAAGAAGATGAAGATATAAATGAAAACTTGGATTTTAAACAAAAAAGTTTTTATAATAATGAGAGAACATCAAGATCTTTAGGAGATAAAAGTGAAGATGACCCTTGGATATAA
- a CDS encoding DNA polymerase III subunit beta codes for MEIICNQNELNNAIQLVSKAVASRPTHPILANILLTADQGTNKISLTGFDLNLGIQTSFDGTVKNSGAITIPAKLLSEIVNKLPNETPVSLKVDENLDNILIKSDRGSFNLKGIPSDDYPNLPFVESGTSLNIEPNSFLTSLKSTIFAASNDDSKQLLTGVNLTFKQNYLESASTDGHRLAVALISNGENTEKKDNLSLNENDFSVTIPTRSLREIEKLVTLRSSENSIKLFYDKGQVVFISSNQIITTRTLEGTYPNYSQLIPDTFSKTFTFNTKKLIDALERIAVLADQQSSVVKFNLDNSDLASISADAQEIGSAKESLPVSCCGENLDIAFNVRYLLEGLKIITSENVILKCNLPTTPAVLVPEDNLNSFTYLVMPVQVRS; via the coding sequence ATGGAAATTATTTGTAATCAAAATGAGTTAAATAATGCCATACAACTAGTAAGCAAAGCAGTTGCATCAAGACCCACTCATCCAATTCTTGCAAATATACTTTTAACAGCTGATCAAGGAACTAATAAAATTAGTCTGACAGGTTTCGATCTTAATTTAGGGATTCAAACCTCTTTTGATGGAACTGTTAAAAATAGTGGAGCCATTACTATACCTGCGAAACTATTATCTGAAATAGTAAATAAATTACCTAACGAAACACCTGTTTCTTTAAAAGTGGATGAGAATTTAGATAATATTTTAATCAAAAGTGATAGAGGTTCTTTCAATCTCAAAGGTATACCTTCAGATGATTACCCAAACCTGCCATTTGTTGAAAGTGGTACTTCTTTGAATATTGAACCTAATTCTTTTTTAACTTCTCTAAAATCTACTATTTTTGCTGCCAGCAACGATGATTCGAAGCAATTGCTCACAGGCGTTAATCTTACCTTTAAACAAAACTATTTAGAATCTGCTTCTACAGATGGTCATAGATTGGCAGTTGCTTTAATTAGTAACGGAGAAAATACTGAAAAGAAAGACAATTTATCTTTAAATGAAAATGATTTTTCAGTTACTATTCCAACTAGATCCTTAAGAGAAATTGAAAAACTAGTAACTTTAAGAAGTTCAGAAAATTCAATAAAGCTTTTTTATGATAAAGGTCAAGTAGTTTTTATTTCATCTAATCAAATAATTACAACACGAACATTGGAAGGCACTTATCCTAATTATTCACAATTAATACCAGATACTTTTTCAAAGACTTTTACTTTTAATACAAAAAAGTTAATAGATGCACTCGAAAGAATTGCGGTCTTGGCTGATCAGCAAAGTAGCGTAGTGAAATTTAACTTAGATAATTCAGATTTAGCATCAATAAGTGCAGATGCACAAGAGATAGGTAGTGCGAAGGAATCATTACCTGTATCTTGCTGTGGAGAAAATCTTGATATTGCTTTTAATGTTAGATATCTCTTAGAGGGTCTAAAAATTATTACTTCTGAAAATGTAATTTTGAAGTGTAATCTCCCAACCACTCCAGCTGTCTTAGTTCCAGAAGATAATCTTAACTCTTTTACTTATCTAGTCATGCCTGTTCAGGTTCGTTCTTGA
- a CDS encoding threonine synthase, with protein MTLLNKIKNKIGINYRKKRWPGLIEAYKQYLPVTKKTPIISLNEGNTPLILSETLSKLVGNGTRVFLKYDGLNPTGSFKDRGMTMAISKAKEEGREAVICASTGNTSAAAAAYASRGGLKPYVLIPDGFVAQGKLAQALMYGAEIISINGNFDKALEIVRDLSSEQPIELVNSVNPYRIQGQKTAAFEIIDDLGITPDWLCIPMGNAGNITAYWLGFKEYSKIKRNFKLPVMMGFQAEGSAPLVQNIIVKDPETIATAIRIGNPVNREKAKKVKKESKGDFQSVTDEEIINAYKILAKEGVFCEPASAASVAGLLKNKNRIQKESTIVCVLTGNGLKDPDCAIKNNEAIFRKNVEPSLKNITKILGY; from the coding sequence ATGACGTTATTAAATAAAATCAAAAATAAAATTGGTATTAATTACAGAAAAAAAAGATGGCCTGGTCTAATTGAAGCTTACAAACAATATCTTCCAGTTACAAAAAAAACCCCTATTATCTCCTTAAATGAAGGAAATACTCCGCTAATTCTTAGTGAAACTTTGAGTAAATTAGTTGGAAATGGAACAAGAGTTTTTTTAAAATATGATGGCCTGAATCCTACAGGATCTTTTAAAGATCGTGGTATGACTATGGCAATTAGCAAAGCAAAAGAAGAGGGGCGAGAAGCGGTAATTTGCGCAAGCACCGGAAACACTTCTGCAGCTGCAGCTGCATATGCTTCTAGAGGAGGATTAAAACCTTATGTATTAATTCCAGATGGATTTGTTGCTCAAGGTAAACTTGCTCAAGCCTTAATGTATGGAGCAGAGATAATATCTATTAATGGAAACTTTGATAAAGCTTTAGAGATTGTAAGAGATTTATCTTCAGAGCAACCAATAGAACTTGTTAATTCTGTCAATCCATATCGAATACAAGGACAGAAGACTGCAGCTTTTGAGATTATTGATGACTTAGGTATTACTCCTGACTGGCTTTGTATACCCATGGGAAATGCAGGAAACATAACAGCTTATTGGTTAGGATTTAAAGAATATTCAAAGATAAAAAGAAATTTTAAGTTACCAGTCATGATGGGTTTTCAAGCTGAAGGATCTGCTCCGTTAGTGCAAAACATTATAGTCAAAGATCCAGAAACAATTGCTACTGCAATAAGAATTGGGAACCCTGTAAATAGAGAAAAAGCAAAAAAAGTAAAAAAAGAGAGTAAAGGAGATTTTCAGTCAGTCACTGATGAAGAAATTATCAATGCTTATAAAATTCTTGCCAAAGAAGGAGTTTTTTGTGAACCTGCAAGTGCAGCATCTGTCGCTGGACTGTTAAAAAATAAGAATAGGATCCAAAAGGAATCCACTATTGTTTGTGTTTTAACTGGAAATGGATTGAAAGATCCTGATTGTGCTATTAAAAATAATGAAGCTATTTTTAGAAAAAATGTTGAGCCTTCGTTAAAAAATATAACCAAAATTCTTGGATATTAA
- a CDS encoding alpha/beta hydrolase, whose amino-acid sequence MKFSKFLITKIFFVLISSQLIFNVSKANAAEDIKIIYSIFSRTIKVDSLKLFAENGDSTRQLKRILNATGSPEKEIRLVLNKDFEIPITIASKLVYSEIGKVFLTRLSSIIHPSRADDERTGMLALRASLIKGIHLGNGKINLIKFFEAYPTKTVILDVNALSKVMNKVESISELLEFFTTSPLEKIKTN is encoded by the coding sequence ATGAAGTTTAGTAAATTTTTAATAACTAAAATATTTTTTGTTTTAATAAGTTCTCAATTAATTTTTAATGTTTCAAAAGCAAATGCTGCAGAAGATATTAAAATTATATACAGTATATTTTCTAGAACAATTAAAGTCGATTCTTTAAAATTGTTTGCCGAAAATGGTGATTCAACTAGACAATTAAAAAGAATATTAAATGCTACTGGGTCTCCCGAAAAAGAAATAAGATTAGTATTAAATAAAGATTTTGAGATCCCCATAACGATAGCTAGCAAATTAGTCTACTCTGAAATAGGAAAAGTTTTTTTAACAAGACTTTCTTCTATTATCCATCCTTCAAGAGCTGATGATGAAAGAACAGGTATGTTAGCACTTAGAGCAAGTTTAATTAAAGGTATACACTTAGGAAATGGAAAAATAAATCTGATAAAATTTTTTGAAGCATATCCAACTAAAACTGTTATTTTAGATGTGAACGCTTTAAGCAAAGTTATGAATAAAGTAGAATCAATTTCAGAATTATTAGAGTTTTTTACAACTTCTCCTCTAGAAAAAATTAAAACGAATTAA